In the genome of Christensenella timonensis, one region contains:
- a CDS encoding NADH-quinone oxidoreductase subunit B family protein, producing MFNVSKSPWLLHYDGSSCNGCDIEVLACLTPVYDVERFGVINTGNPKHADIFLITGGINDQNKPVVEQIYSQMPSPKVVVAVGICACNGGIFKECYNIIGGVDTTIPVDIYVPGCAARPEAIIDGVVKAVALLDEKRKAMQDEEEREA from the coding sequence ATGTTCAATGTTTCCAAATCGCCGTGGCTGCTGCATTATGACGGTTCCAGCTGTAACGGCTGCGATATCGAAGTGCTCGCCTGCCTGACCCCCGTCTACGACGTGGAGCGGTTCGGCGTCATCAACACGGGGAATCCCAAGCATGCGGATATCTTCCTCATCACCGGCGGGATCAACGACCAAAACAAGCCCGTGGTCGAGCAGATCTATTCCCAGATGCCCTCGCCGAAGGTCGTCGTGGCGGTCGGCATCTGCGCGTGCAACGGCGGGATCTTCAAAGAATGTTATAATATCATCGGCGGAGTGGATACCACCATTCCCGTCGATATCTACGTCCCCGGGTGCGCCGCACGGCCGGAGGCCATCATCGACGGCGTCGTCAAGGCGGTCGCCCTGCTCGATGAAAAGCGCAAGGCCATGCAGGACGAAGAAGAAAGGGAGGCGTGA